The Henckelia pumila isolate YLH828 chromosome 2, ASM3356847v2, whole genome shotgun sequence genome includes a window with the following:
- the LOC140878431 gene encoding uncharacterized protein, producing the protein MTIIDDPESSRRVVAGIQEQVDAMVDAALQRIMAIQQGEKEGQRKDKEKEVEGEGEPGPRPEKEKSKGMHVEDEGNSHAGSANVTMAGELEMLKQKIQKLENTDPRESARIKSLGCPFSPKIIGEPLPVYFKSAKIKEYDGSADPEEHVTGFENVAMLHCYGDQIKCKVFLTTLVDSAQRWFENLEEGSIKTFKEFREVFLQHFNSIKQYKKTTLSLFEIKQLNKESLRAYIKKFNKVVLEVPACAPETKITAFTQGLREGEFFRSLVKRAPRYFEDLLARAEKYINMEEAQRQKREKDRREEQKERGNQGSQGRRRQDQPGRLAAFAPHRVAWDREIHLCEENVQPLPPKRPGKYCSIFRVNTHDTSECRRLGVEPGQPVPEETMHVEKKQRGRPWVPRFDISRDNRPDPLKAREVASRGPDKGPREGSSKGVINMISGESTDGDSNRARKSWSKREVLGIEARRPDPCPVVTFGPEDLEGLCLPHNDDLLIRAQVANYDIRRVFVDSGSSVNVIFQDAFEQMDLRGCEVNPVKTSLYGFAGHTIRPVVSRTLIE; encoded by the coding sequence ATGACCATCATCGATGATCCTGAAAGCTCTCGTCGAGTAGTGGCCGGAATCCAGGAGCAAGTGGACGCTATGGTGGACGCGGCTCTACAAAGAATCATGGCGATACAACAAGGAGAAAAGGAGGGCCAAAGGAAGGATAAGGAAAAAGAAGTAGAAGGGGAAGGAGAGCCAGGACCGAGGCCCGAGAAAGAGAAGAGTAAAGGCATGCACGTGGAGGATGAGGGAAATTCACATGCGGGATCAGCAAATGTCACCATGGCGGGGGAGCTGGAAATGTTGAagcaaaaaatacaaaaactgGAGAATACTGACCCGCGGGAATCCGCGCGGATCAAAAGTTTGGGCTGTCCCTTCTCTCCGAAAATCATTGGGGAGCCATTACCAGTCTATTTCAAGTCCGCCAAAATCAAAGAGTATGATGGCAGCGCTGATCCCGAGGAGCATGTAACCGGATTTGAGAATGTGGCAATGTTGCATTGTTATGGGGATCAAATCAAGTGCAAGGTATTTCTAACTACCTTGGTGGACTCCGCCCAGAGATGGTTCGAAAATCTGGAGGAAGGAAGCATTAAGACTTTCAAAGAATTTCGGGAGGTCTTTTTGCAACACTTCAACAGCATCAAGCAATACAAGAAAACCACTCTCAGCCTCTTCGAGATAAAGCAGCTAAACAAGGAGTCTCTAAGAGCTTATATTAAAAAGTTCAATAAAGTGGTCTTGGAAGTGCCTGCATGTGCACCTGAAACCAAAATCACTGCTTTCACGCAAGGGCTCAGAGAAGGAGAATTCTTCCGGTCTCTGGTCAAGAGGGCCCCCCGATACTTCGAGGACCTTTTGGCTCGAGCCGAGAAATATATCAATATGGAGGAGGCCCAGCGACAAAAGAGGGAGAAGGACAGGAGGGAAGAGCAAAAGGAGAGAGGGAACCAGGGTAGTCAAGGAAGAAGAAGGCAGGATCAACCGGGGAGGCTTGCTGCTTTTGCTCCTCACAGGGTAGCCTGGGATCGGGAAATACACTTGTGTGAGGAGAATGTCCAGCCGTTGCCTCCGAAAAGGCCGGGAAAATACTGTTCGATATTTCGGGTTAACACACACGACACTAGCGAGTGTCGGAGGCTCGGCGTGGAACCAGGACAGCCTGTGCCCGAGGAAACAATGCATGTGGAGAAAAAGCAGAGGGGACGCCCCTGGGTACCCCGGTTTGACATCTCGCGAGACAATAGGCCTGACCCCTTGAAAGCCCGGGAGGTAGCGTCACGGGGGCCTGACAAAGGACCCCGAGAGGGATCTTCCAAAGGGGTGATCAACATGATTTCGGGAGAATCCACTGATGGGGACTCTAATAGGGCTCGGAAATCTTGGAGCAAAAGAGAGGTCCTGGGAATCGAGGCCCGAAGACCAGATCCCTGCCCAGTCGTTACATTTGGGCCCGAGGATTTGGAGGGATTGTGTTTACCCCACAACGATGATTTACTCATCCGAGCGCAGGTGGCTAACTATGACATAAGAAGGGTGTTTGTGGATTCGGGGAGTTCTGTGAATGTCATTTTCCAGGATGCATTTGAGCAAATGGACTTGCGGGGATGTGAGGTTAACCCTGTAAAAACATCCCTGTATGGGTTTGCAGGACATACCATTCGGCCTGTAGTatcccgtaccctaattgagtaa
- the LOC140878432 gene encoding type IV inositol polyphosphate 5-phosphatase 9-like, translated as MATCKILRKIMSSKNLVVHSENLTKPTQHMQSTNQESFVGHRNYSIAGETFTLFVSSWNAGGITPPGDLELEELLDTRNCKADIYVLGFQEIVPLKAGNVLGIDKTNISSKWDALIEVALNTRMATKGITNEPEIGETQRIYPIKIPNSNNSIVPDFRCLISKQMVGIYITVWVRTELHGYIRHPSVSCVGCGIFGYLGNKGSVSVRFFLHETSFCFVCSHLASGGKEGDERQRNIDAASILSRTLFPTQSLQHLPRKILDHDGVVWLGDLNYRIYLPDATTRSLVERKEWSTLLQNDQLKAELAEGHVFEGWHEEEIEFAPTYKYNQNSDDYYVTDHKLKATERRAPAWCDRIIWFGKGLKQIQYTRGESRLSDHRPVKAIFMVGNEVTGTKKEPGSPMSNRFVDT; from the exons ATGGCGACATGTAAAATCTTGAGAAAGATAATGAGCAGCAAAAATCTTGTTGTGCACTCTGAGAATTTGACTAAACCAACACAACATATGCAAAGCACAAACCAAGAATCTTTCGTCGGCCACAGAAACTATTCCATTGCCGGAGAAACATTCAC ACTGTTTGTCAGCTCCTGGAATGCAGGAGGTATCACACCACCAGGTGATTTGGAACTTGAAGAGTTGCTCGACACACGAAACTGCAAGGCAGATATATATGTTTTGGG GTTCCAAGAAATTGTTCCACTCAAAGCTGGAAATGTTTTGGGGATAGATAAGACTAATATCAGCTCCAAATGGGATGCTCTTATAGAAGTAGCTCTCAACACAAGAATGGCAACCAAAGGCATAACTAATGAGCCGGAAATCGGAGAGACTCAAAGAATTTATCCGATAAAGATacccaattccaacaattcaatCGTTCCAGATTTCCGATGCTTGATAAGTAAACAAATGGTAGGAATATACATCACAGTGTGGGTGAGGACAGAGCTACATGGTTACATCAGGCATCCAAGTGTCTCATGTGTAGGCTGTGGTATCTTTGGTTACCTGGGAAACAAG GGTTCTGTCTCAGTCAGATTCTTCTTGCATGAAACAAGCTTCTGCTTTGTGTGCAGTCATTTAGCTTCAGGAGGCAAAGAAGGCGACGAGAGACAGAGAAATATCGATGCAGCAAGCATATTGTCACGTACCTTATTTCCGACCCAATCACTTCAGCATCTACCTAGAAAAATTCTAGACCATGA TGGCGTGGTTTGGCTCGGCGACTTGAACTACCGGATATACCTGCCAGATGCTACAACAAGATCGTTGGTCGAGCGTAAAGAATGGAGTACCTTGTTACAAAATGATCAG CTGAAAGCTGAGCTTGCAGAAGGCCATGTCTTTGAGGGTTGGCACGAGGAAGAAATCGAGTTTGCACCCACCTATAAATATAATCAAAACTCAGATGACTATTATGTAACCGATCACAAATTAAAGGCGACGGAGAGACGAGCTCCTGCATG GTGCGATCGGATAATTTGGTTTGGCAAGGGATTGAAGCAAATCCAGTACACCAGAGGTGAATCTAGATTATCTGATCATAGACCCGTTAAAGCGATTTTTATGGTAGGTAATGAGGTTACTGGAACCAAGAAAGAGCCAGGCAGCCCCATGTCTAATAGATTTGTTGATACATAG
- the LOC140884705 gene encoding DNA-directed RNA polymerases II, IV and V subunit 11: protein MNAPDRYERFVVPEGISKVSYERDTKIINAASFTIEREDHTIGNILRMQLHRDENVLFAGYKLPHPLQYKIIVRIHTTSQSSPMQAYNQAINDLDKELDHLKNEFEMELARHTGKQPREY from the exons ATGAATGCTCCTGATCGTTACGAGCGCTTTGTTGTTCCTGAAGGCATCTCAAA gGTTTCATACGAAAGGGACACTAAAATCATCAATGCAGCATCGTTTACCATCGAGCGAGAGGACCACACCATTGGAAACATCCTCCGCAT GCAGCTGCACAGGGATGAAAATGTACTTTTTGCCGGCTACAAGTTGCCTCATCCCCTCCAGTACAAAATCATTGTCAGG ATCCACACTACCAGCCAATCTTCCCCCATGCAAGCATATAATCAGGCTATCAATGATCTGGATAAGGAGCTTGATCATCTGAAGAATGAATTTGAG ATGGAGTTGGCAAGGCACACCGGAAAGCAGCCAAGGGAGTATTAA